The following proteins come from a genomic window of Novosphingobium sp. P6W:
- a CDS encoding lysozyme inhibitor LprI family protein, with protein sequence MIRPCVIILLAISTAATASPASEDRTEAVLQRCLDAPAAASTAGQTECEVAAARDYDRRMNAAYNQLLQRLGPPEAARLRSAQRAWLAFRTADEAARAALYETRQGTMYVPMQAAASAAVIRDRALQLETSLRVMMIDE encoded by the coding sequence GTGATACGTCCTTGTGTCATCATTCTGCTGGCGATTTCGACGGCGGCCACTGCTTCACCAGCCAGCGAGGATCGCACCGAAGCGGTGTTGCAGCGCTGTCTCGATGCTCCCGCAGCCGCAAGCACCGCTGGGCAGACCGAGTGCGAGGTGGCGGCGGCCCGCGACTACGACCGAAGAATGAACGCGGCCTACAACCAGTTGCTACAGAGACTGGGCCCGCCTGAAGCCGCCCGGCTGCGATCGGCGCAGCGGGCATGGCTCGCTTTTCGAACCGCCGACGAGGCGGCGCGAGCGGCTTTGTATGAGACGCGGCAAGGAACGATGTACGTGCCGATGCAGGCGGCTGCCTCCGCTGCGGTCATCCGGGACCGGGCGCTTCAGCTCGAAACATCTCTTCGTGTCATGATGATCGATGAGTGA